One Hyphomicrobium album genomic window carries:
- a CDS encoding sarcosine oxidase subunit delta, whose amino-acid sequence MKILTCPVNGPRNITEFVWGGEVKAMPDAAASDDAWTGYLFLETNLAGEIDEWWLHAPTNTWFIARRNTVTDTVLETMTVDAYFARRSGSAT is encoded by the coding sequence ATGAAGATTCTGACGTGCCCGGTCAACGGGCCGCGCAACATCACGGAATTCGTTTGGGGCGGCGAGGTCAAGGCGATGCCGGACGCGGCGGCGAGCGACGACGCGTGGACCGGGTATCTGTTCCTCGAGACCAATCTCGCCGGCGAGATCGACGAATGGTGGCTGCACGCGCCGACCAACACGTGGTTCATCGCCCGCCGCAACACCGTCACCGACACGGTTCTAGAGACAATGACGGTCGACGCTTACTTCGCGCGTCGTAGCGGGAGCGCGACATGA
- a CDS encoding type 1 glutamine amidotransferase, which produces MPRVAIFQHATNCHAGTLFGHLAADGIVPTIVRLDRGDPIPDLNRFNILMVMGGPMDVWQEDLHPWLKDEKAAIRTWVAENDKPFLGVCLGHQLLADALGGKVGPATVGEFNLLDIALSEEGRRHPLYAGFGESKRGVQWHGAEVKAMPDGGVLLASTSDCPIAAFAYGSSAFGLQYHVEATDQSIADWSVSGAEALRLHPPGYGGKLRKQVIEGFAELLGNSRRLYDNFMRIAVERIA; this is translated from the coding sequence ATGCCTCGCGTCGCCATCTTTCAGCACGCCACGAATTGCCATGCCGGAACGCTCTTCGGGCATTTGGCTGCCGACGGCATCGTGCCGACCATCGTGCGCCTCGATCGCGGCGATCCAATCCCCGACCTCAATCGGTTCAACATCCTCATGGTGATGGGCGGTCCGATGGACGTCTGGCAGGAGGATCTGCATCCCTGGCTCAAGGACGAGAAGGCCGCGATCCGCACCTGGGTCGCCGAGAACGACAAGCCGTTCCTCGGCGTGTGCCTCGGGCATCAGCTGCTCGCCGACGCGCTGGGCGGTAAGGTCGGGCCGGCAACGGTCGGAGAGTTCAACCTGCTCGACATCGCGTTGAGCGAGGAAGGCCGCAGGCATCCGCTCTATGCCGGCTTTGGCGAAAGCAAGCGCGGCGTCCAGTGGCACGGCGCCGAGGTGAAGGCGATGCCGGACGGAGGCGTGCTGCTCGCCTCGACGTCGGATTGCCCCATTGCGGCATTCGCCTATGGATCGTCGGCGTTCGGCCTCCAGTACCACGTCGAGGCGACGGATCAGTCGATCGCCGATTGGTCGGTGTCGGGCGCGGAGGCGCTGCGGCTGCATCCTCCCGGATACGGCGGCAAGCTGCGCAAGCAGGTCATCGAAGGCTTCGCAGAGCTGCTGGGCAACTCGCGGCGCCTCTACGACAACTTCATGCGCATCGCCGTCGAGCGTATCGCCTAG
- a CDS encoding extensin-like domain-containing protein: MPSVRFCVVLGILSPLLLSGCGGSGGQYFVAKDEPWRETEERACLASGAVRESPFIKTKLSLGGPSVCGAERPFELAATDNGRVSIRPVALVRCPMIPQINRWVVGVIEPTAMRVYGVPLVEVKIAGSYSCRPMNNSWGAHLSEHGHANALDVSGFVLADGRTISVKRGWRGDERERAFLRTVRAGACEHFTTVLSPDYDSNHHDHFHVDLARRGSDGLKTVCK, from the coding sequence ATGCCATCCGTCCGTTTCTGCGTAGTTCTTGGCATTCTCAGTCCGCTGTTGCTGTCCGGGTGCGGCGGCAGCGGCGGCCAATACTTCGTGGCCAAAGACGAACCTTGGCGGGAGACCGAGGAGCGGGCATGCCTCGCCTCCGGCGCGGTCCGGGAATCCCCCTTCATCAAGACCAAGCTGTCGCTGGGCGGACCGAGCGTCTGCGGCGCGGAGCGCCCATTCGAGCTGGCCGCGACCGATAACGGCCGCGTTAGCATCCGCCCCGTCGCGCTCGTGCGCTGTCCGATGATCCCGCAGATCAATCGCTGGGTCGTCGGCGTCATCGAGCCCACCGCCATGCGGGTCTACGGCGTGCCCCTCGTCGAGGTGAAGATTGCCGGCTCCTATTCCTGCCGTCCGATGAACAACTCGTGGGGCGCGCACCTCTCCGAGCACGGCCATGCGAATGCGCTCGACGTGTCGGGCTTCGTCCTGGCCGACGGACGCACGATCTCGGTGAAGCGCGGGTGGCGGGGCGACGAGCGCGAGCGGGCCTTCCTGCGCACGGTGCGCGCCGGCGCCTGCGAGCACTTCACGACGGTGCTGAGCCCGGACTACGACTCCAACCACCACGACCATTTCCACGTCGATCTGGCGCGACGCGGGTCCGACGGCCTCAAGACGGTCTGCAAGTAG
- a CDS encoding FAD-dependent monooxygenase — protein MSVLQLDPLANENAETALAHARKGQPGPVLIVGAGIGGLAASLALARRGIASHVLERRPAFNEDGAGIQIGPNGTRILRQLGVVDALRPHVGVPEALSVRDGSTGNELARLPLGRWLAMRHGAPYWVAHRRDLHAALLQAVRTEPLVALSMGFDASEVATRDGLVAVAADSRQAWTGRALIAADGIWSPLRSLLFKEAKPTFCGKSASRSIVPLDTLPEEFHRPETTIWLFPDAHVVHYPVSGGTELAVVVVLDDGHESSDWSAPVPPAWIQQSMPECAEALQTLILGASTWRRWSLHTMPVPQRWAQGPIALLGDAAHPVLPFLAQGGVMALEDAAVLADALHRNPDQVPLALQQYQRRRRARVMRVAKASRRNGSIYHLQGLAAQARNLVLRKLPAQRLMARYDWLYGWRAD, from the coding sequence ATGAGCGTGCTGCAGCTCGATCCGCTTGCCAACGAGAATGCCGAAACGGCGCTCGCCCATGCCCGCAAGGGCCAGCCCGGTCCCGTGCTCATCGTCGGGGCGGGGATAGGCGGGCTTGCGGCCTCCCTGGCGCTGGCGCGCCGCGGCATCGCCTCGCACGTTCTCGAGCGGCGTCCTGCTTTCAATGAGGACGGCGCCGGCATCCAGATTGGTCCAAACGGCACGCGCATATTGCGTCAGCTCGGCGTCGTCGATGCGTTGCGCCCGCACGTCGGCGTGCCCGAGGCGCTGAGCGTGCGTGACGGGTCTACGGGAAATGAGCTCGCGCGGCTGCCACTCGGTCGCTGGCTCGCCATGCGCCACGGCGCCCCCTACTGGGTCGCGCATCGCAGGGACCTGCACGCCGCGCTGCTGCAAGCGGTGCGCACGGAGCCGCTGGTGGCGCTGTCGATGGGCTTCGATGCCTCCGAGGTAGCGACACGCGACGGGCTCGTCGCGGTTGCCGCCGACAGCCGCCAGGCGTGGACCGGGCGGGCGCTCATCGCCGCCGACGGCATCTGGTCACCGCTGCGCTCGCTGCTGTTCAAGGAGGCGAAGCCGACGTTCTGCGGCAAGAGCGCGTCGCGCTCGATCGTGCCGCTCGACACGCTGCCCGAGGAGTTCCACCGGCCCGAGACGACCATCTGGCTGTTCCCCGACGCGCACGTCGTGCACTACCCCGTTTCCGGCGGGACCGAGCTTGCGGTCGTCGTCGTGCTCGACGACGGGCACGAAAGCAGCGACTGGAGCGCTCCGGTGCCGCCGGCGTGGATCCAGCAGAGCATGCCCGAGTGCGCCGAGGCGCTGCAGACGCTGATCCTCGGGGCCAGCACGTGGCGGCGATGGTCGCTGCACACGATGCCCGTGCCGCAGCGATGGGCCCAGGGACCGATCGCGCTGCTCGGCGACGCGGCGCATCCGGTCCTGCCGTTCCTGGCGCAGGGCGGCGTGATGGCGCTCGAGGATGCGGCGGTTCTGGCGGACGCGCTGCACCGGAACCCCGACCAGGTGCCCCTAGCGTTGCAGCAGTATCAGCGCCGCCGCCGCGCGCGTGTCATGCGGGTCGCCAAAGCCTCGCGCCGCAACGGCAGCATCTATCACCTGCAGGGCTTGGCGGCACAGGCGCGCAATCTCGTTCTGCGCAAACTGCCGGCGCAACGGCTGATGGCACGCTACGATTGGCTCTACGGCTGGCGCGCCGACTAG
- a CDS encoding helix-turn-helix domain-containing protein, with protein sequence MKKTKTRERAPAKARITDSPLDALSEPVRGADANAKPGRVSRHVATRKALLAGEQDPHALQGARDNMLEVAIGREVRAFRSKLGITASDLARAADLSLGMLSKIENGVTSASLTTLQRLSKALGVPVTSLFRRFEERRDAVFVSAGQGLLIERRGTRAGHQYQLLGHTGGLSGSVVVEPYLITLTEESEVFPLFQHGGHELIFIIEGEVVYRHADKLYPMKAGDSLFFDADAPHGPEELVKLPIRFLSVISYSRELP encoded by the coding sequence ATGAAAAAGACCAAAACACGAGAAAGAGCGCCGGCCAAAGCCCGGATTACCGATAGCCCCCTCGACGCGTTGAGCGAGCCGGTCCGCGGCGCCGACGCGAACGCCAAGCCCGGGCGGGTATCCCGGCACGTCGCGACGCGGAAGGCGTTGCTTGCCGGCGAGCAGGACCCCCACGCCCTGCAAGGCGCGCGTGACAACATGCTCGAGGTCGCCATAGGCCGCGAGGTGCGGGCGTTCCGCAGCAAACTCGGCATCACGGCATCCGACCTCGCGCGCGCCGCCGACCTGTCGCTCGGCATGCTTTCCAAGATCGAGAACGGCGTGACCTCGGCGTCGCTGACAACGCTGCAGCGCCTGTCAAAAGCGCTTGGCGTTCCGGTAACATCGCTGTTCAGGCGTTTCGAGGAACGGCGCGACGCCGTCTTCGTCTCGGCCGGGCAGGGGCTTCTGATCGAACGTCGCGGCACGCGCGCCGGACACCAGTATCAGCTGCTGGGGCACACGGGCGGCTTGTCGGGCAGCGTCGTCGTCGAGCCCTACCTCATTACCCTCACGGAAGAATCGGAGGTATTCCCGCTCTTCCAGCACGGCGGCCACGAGCTGATCTTCATCATCGAGGGCGAGGTCGTGTACCGCCACGCCGACAAGCTCTACCCCATGAAGGCCGGCGACAGCCTGTTCTTCGACGCCGATGCGCCGCATGGGCCGGAGGAGTTGGTGAAGCTTCCCATCCGCTTCCTGTCGGTGATCAGCTACTCCCGCGAATTGCCGTAG
- a CDS encoding alpha/beta fold hydrolase codes for MQTFSSDGIDIAYLDEGAGTPVLLIHGFASNVATNWVDTQWVKTLTDAGYRVIAYDNRGHGRSAKLYDLDQYGAPIMAEDARRLLDHLGLERAHVIGYSMGARIAAFLGMAHPSRVRSLVFGGLGLNMVRGVAGTGPIARALEAASIDDVKNDTARTFRAFAEQTKSDLKALAACIRSARAPITAEALGALRCPVLVVVGEKDVIGGSAAELAALIPGAQGVELPGRDHNKAVGDKGFKQAVLAFFASQR; via the coding sequence GTGCAGACGTTCAGCTCCGACGGCATCGACATCGCCTATCTCGACGAGGGCGCGGGCACGCCGGTGCTGCTCATCCACGGCTTCGCGTCCAACGTCGCGACCAACTGGGTCGACACCCAATGGGTCAAGACGCTGACCGACGCCGGCTATCGCGTCATCGCCTACGACAACCGCGGGCATGGGCGCAGCGCCAAGCTCTATGACCTCGATCAGTACGGTGCGCCGATCATGGCGGAGGACGCGCGCCGGCTGCTCGACCACCTCGGCCTCGAGCGCGCCCACGTCATCGGCTATTCGATGGGCGCCCGCATCGCCGCTTTTCTCGGCATGGCGCACCCCTCGCGCGTGCGCAGCCTCGTGTTCGGCGGCCTCGGTCTCAACATGGTGCGCGGCGTCGCCGGAACCGGGCCGATCGCGCGGGCGCTCGAGGCCGCGAGCATCGACGACGTAAAGAACGATACGGCGCGCACGTTCCGGGCCTTTGCCGAGCAGACGAAAAGCGATCTGAAGGCGCTCGCCGCCTGCATCCGCTCGGCGCGCGCGCCCATCACCGCCGAGGCGCTGGGGGCGCTGCGCTGTCCGGTGCTGGTCGTCGTCGGCGAGAAGGACGTCATCGGCGGGTCGGCGGCCGAGCTCGCCGCGCTCATCCCCGGCGCGCAGGGCGTCGAGCTGCCCGGGCGCGATCACAACAAGGCGGTGGGTGACAAGGGCTTCAAGCAGGCGGTGCTGGCGTTCTTCGCCTCACAGCGCTGA
- a CDS encoding FAD-dependent oxidoreductase, with the protein MPFALLKYGLAKEHPEDPHFRWAPELKSTYDVVVIGAGGHGLAIAYYLAARHGITNVCVLDKGWLAGGNTARNTTIIRANYLTPEGVKFYKESVDLWRGLSNQLDINMMYSERGHFTLAHTDAAMRTARWRAEVNKHLGVKSEVIDADEVKRLCPTINISDDVRYPVLGALYHPPGAIARHDAVAWGYAKEAIKRGVEVHTQTGVNKILIENGRAVGVETNRGTIRAGKIVQAVAGSSSEVARMAGFLLPIRTIPLQACVSEPVKPILDQIIVSGSLHVYISQSARGEMVMGGATDPYGLYSTRSTLDFKESLMAHMLELFPFMGELKVLRQWAGMADMTPDFSPVMGLTPVQNYYIDAGWGTWGFKATPVCGARMAECIVDDRQPELLKPFALDRFRTFDLVGEKGAASVGH; encoded by the coding sequence ATGCCCTTTGCGCTTTTGAAGTACGGGCTGGCCAAAGAGCACCCTGAAGATCCGCATTTCCGCTGGGCTCCGGAGCTCAAGTCCACCTATGACGTCGTCGTCATCGGCGCGGGCGGCCACGGCCTCGCCATCGCCTACTACCTCGCGGCTCGGCACGGCATCACCAACGTCTGCGTGCTCGACAAGGGCTGGCTCGCCGGCGGCAACACGGCGCGCAACACGACGATCATCCGCGCCAACTACCTGACGCCCGAAGGCGTCAAGTTCTACAAAGAGTCGGTCGACCTCTGGCGCGGCCTGTCGAACCAGCTCGACATCAACATGATGTACTCCGAGCGCGGGCACTTCACGCTCGCGCACACGGACGCCGCGATGCGCACCGCCCGTTGGCGCGCGGAGGTCAACAAGCACCTCGGCGTAAAGTCGGAGGTGATCGACGCCGACGAGGTCAAGCGTCTCTGCCCGACGATTAACATCTCCGACGACGTGCGCTACCCGGTCCTCGGCGCGCTCTATCATCCGCCGGGCGCCATCGCGCGCCACGACGCGGTGGCCTGGGGCTACGCCAAGGAGGCGATCAAGCGCGGCGTCGAGGTGCACACGCAGACGGGCGTCAACAAGATCCTCATCGAGAACGGCCGGGCCGTCGGCGTCGAGACCAATCGCGGCACCATCCGCGCCGGCAAGATCGTACAGGCGGTGGCGGGGTCGTCGAGCGAGGTGGCGCGGATGGCGGGATTCCTCCTCCCCATCCGCACCATACCGCTGCAGGCCTGCGTGTCGGAGCCGGTGAAGCCGATCCTCGACCAGATCATCGTGTCGGGCTCGCTGCACGTCTACATCTCGCAGTCGGCACGCGGCGAGATGGTGATGGGCGGCGCCACCGATCCCTACGGCCTCTATTCGACGCGCTCGACGCTCGACTTCAAAGAGAGCTTGATGGCGCACATGCTCGAGCTGTTCCCGTTCATGGGCGAGCTCAAAGTGCTGCGCCAGTGGGCTGGCATGGCCGACATGACGCCGGACTTCTCGCCGGTGATGGGGCTCACGCCGGTCCAGAACTACTACATCGACGCGGGCTGGGGCACGTGGGGCTTCAAGGCAACGCCGGTGTGCGGGGCGCGCATGGCCGAGTGCATTGTCGATGACCGGCAGCCGGAGCTGCTCAAGCCGTTCGCGCTCGACCGCTTCCGCACGTTCGATCTCGTCGGTGAAAAGGGCGCGGCGTCGGTGGGGCACTGA
- a CDS encoding aminomethyltransferase family protein, with protein sequence MIDPVALPRRSPLRRKLQAAGAGWRKLDDIAVADTVDEGTAGGIVIADLTPFPRLGFKGRGTVPAMQARGIAIEATANRAFRQPDGGLCLVLAPGEVILLSNLNGDGERLAQLEANWRIEDEERTYPLSRRDSHAWLAVAGEALPEMFAKLCAIDLRRDKFADLAIAQTSIAKMSAILTRADMGTTPVFHLLVDSAAALYFCDCLLDAADEFGGRIVGLKALQKLAGG encoded by the coding sequence ATGATCGATCCCGTCGCCCTTCCGCGCCGTTCACCGCTGCGCCGCAAGCTGCAAGCTGCCGGCGCCGGATGGCGTAAGCTGGATGATATCGCCGTTGCCGACACCGTCGACGAAGGGACCGCCGGCGGGATCGTCATTGCCGACCTGACACCGTTTCCGCGCCTCGGGTTCAAAGGGCGGGGCACCGTTCCTGCCATGCAGGCGCGCGGCATTGCCATCGAGGCCACGGCCAACCGCGCCTTCCGCCAGCCGGATGGAGGGCTGTGCCTAGTCCTTGCCCCCGGCGAGGTCATCCTGCTTTCCAACCTCAACGGCGACGGCGAGCGGCTTGCACAACTCGAAGCCAATTGGCGGATCGAGGACGAGGAGCGTACCTATCCGCTGTCGCGCCGCGACAGCCACGCCTGGCTAGCGGTGGCCGGCGAGGCCCTGCCGGAGATGTTCGCCAAGCTTTGCGCCATCGACCTGCGGCGCGATAAGTTCGCCGATCTTGCCATCGCGCAAACCTCGATCGCCAAAATGTCGGCCATCCTCACCCGGGCCGACATGGGGACCACCCCCGTTTTCCACTTGCTTGTGGACAGTGCCGCCGCCTTATACTTCTGCGATTGTCTCCTCGATGCCGCCGACGAATTTGGTGGGCGCATCGTCGGGTTAAAGGCATTGCAGAAGCTCGCAGGCGGATGA
- a CDS encoding zinc-finger domain-containing protein has protein sequence MALSLVPHLANDQGAEKIFIGVRELNCMGARPPFDHPHVYLDMGDDGQILCPYCSTLYIYDPRLSADQSDPAGCLVGGVEDAA, from the coding sequence ATGGCCTTGAGCCTCGTTCCCCACCTCGCCAACGACCAGGGCGCGGAGAAGATCTTCATCGGCGTGCGCGAGCTGAATTGTATGGGCGCCCGCCCGCCATTCGATCATCCGCACGTCTATCTCGACATGGGCGACGACGGCCAAATACTTTGCCCGTATTGCTCGACGCTCTACATCTACGACCCGCGCCTTTCCGCCGATCAGAGCGACCCGGCGGGATGCCTCGTCGGCGGCGTCGAGGACGCCGCCTGA
- a CDS encoding glycine cleavage T C-terminal barrel domain-containing protein: protein MSAGAGRLEGSDYGLLIDRKRPLSFSFDGRLHSGFDGDVIASALYAQGRVLLSRSFKYHRPRGVLTMSGHDANTIVQVGGEPNARADQHALAEGMAVESVNRLGPLDHDLFAGMGLFSRFLPVGFYYKTFYWPRGVWQHLFERPIRIMAGLGKLKPEAPHKYYDKAYLFADVLVIGGGPAGLEAAIAAAEAGADTLLVEELPQLGGSLLYGRSGGDRASVVARRDALIQRARALRNLRIMTGTTVTGMFTDNWTSAASGSRFFKIRSKQTVVATGTFDQPLVFANNDRPGIMFAGAAQRLLRLYAVKPGQRAVIVTANRFGYEAALDLLDAGVAVAAVVDLNPAVDSTVAEEVKARGVRIISGATLADSRGRKRVRSVAVARITGNGTSAADREWVDCDVVLMSVGFAPSLNLASHAGAKVIFDPAINLHRAVDLPAGISVVGAAAGVWSQAAVIGDSRHAGAIAAAEAGYGSSPPRPQPTADPYAAHVSHPYPVFAQKRGLDFIDFDEDLKAKDIVNTIKDGYDDIQLVKRYSTAGFGPSQGRHANLNTIRVVAKETGKSIESIGTTTFRPPLVPEKFAALAGRGFEPVRFTAMHHRHLEAGAQMMPAGLWMRPAYYGAKGDAQRAIEREVRAVREGVGMIDVSTLGGLEVRGPDAAAFIDRMYTWAYEKQQIGRARYALMTDQTGVVIDDGVAARLHERHYYVTATTSAVDQVYRQMTWFNVQWKMDVDVANVTAAYSGINLAGPKSREVIQKLASDIDFSAEAFPYMAARVGKLAGIPVRILRVGFVGELGYEIHVPSSMGEALWDRLMEAGKPFGIVPFGVEAQRILRLEKGHIIVGQDTDGLTHPAEANMEWALAKKKPFYVGKRAVDMQMTKGVTRRLVGFALVDRNAPSPKECHLVIRDGDIVGRVTSVARSPTLGKVVGLAYLPPDLAEPGKRFAIRVDGGRMVTAETVPVPFYDPENKRQEM from the coding sequence ATGAGCGCAGGCGCCGGACGGCTCGAAGGGTCCGACTACGGGCTGCTGATCGATCGCAAGCGGCCGCTGTCGTTCAGCTTCGATGGCAGGCTGCACAGCGGCTTTGACGGCGACGTCATCGCCTCGGCGCTCTATGCGCAGGGTCGCGTGCTGCTGTCGCGCTCGTTCAAGTATCACCGGCCGCGTGGCGTGCTCACCATGTCGGGGCACGACGCCAACACCATCGTGCAGGTGGGCGGCGAGCCGAACGCACGCGCCGATCAGCACGCTCTCGCCGAAGGCATGGCGGTCGAGTCTGTCAATCGGCTCGGTCCGCTCGACCACGACCTTTTCGCCGGCATGGGCCTCTTCAGCCGCTTTCTGCCGGTCGGCTTCTACTACAAGACCTTCTACTGGCCGCGCGGCGTGTGGCAGCACCTGTTCGAGCGGCCGATCCGCATTATGGCCGGCCTCGGCAAGCTGAAGCCCGAGGCTCCGCACAAGTACTACGACAAGGCCTATCTGTTCGCCGACGTGCTCGTCATCGGCGGCGGTCCGGCCGGTCTCGAAGCGGCAATCGCCGCGGCGGAAGCCGGCGCCGATACGCTATTGGTCGAGGAGTTGCCGCAGCTCGGCGGCTCGCTGCTCTATGGGCGCAGTGGCGGTGACCGCGCCTCCGTCGTCGCGCGCCGCGATGCGCTCATCCAGCGCGCCCGCGCGCTCCGCAATCTGCGGATCATGACCGGCACGACGGTGACCGGCATGTTCACCGACAACTGGACGTCGGCCGCCTCCGGCAGCCGCTTCTTCAAGATCCGCAGCAAGCAGACCGTCGTCGCCACCGGCACCTTCGATCAGCCGCTCGTCTTTGCCAACAACGATCGCCCCGGCATCATGTTCGCGGGCGCGGCGCAGCGCCTGTTGCGCCTTTATGCAGTGAAGCCCGGGCAGCGGGCGGTGATCGTCACCGCTAACCGGTTCGGCTACGAGGCGGCACTCGACCTGCTCGATGCGGGCGTTGCCGTCGCTGCCGTCGTCGATCTGAACCCCGCGGTCGATTCCACCGTCGCGGAGGAGGTGAAAGCACGGGGCGTGCGCATCATCTCTGGCGCCACGCTGGCCGACAGCCGCGGTCGCAAGCGCGTGCGGTCGGTGGCCGTCGCGCGCATCACCGGCAACGGCACGAGCGCGGCGGACCGCGAATGGGTCGACTGCGATGTCGTGCTGATGAGCGTAGGCTTCGCGCCGTCGCTCAATCTCGCCAGCCACGCCGGCGCCAAGGTGATCTTCGATCCGGCGATCAATCTGCATCGCGCCGTCGACCTGCCGGCCGGCATCTCGGTCGTCGGCGCGGCCGCCGGCGTGTGGTCGCAGGCAGCGGTGATCGGCGACAGCCGCCACGCCGGCGCCATCGCCGCGGCCGAGGCCGGATATGGCTCATCGCCGCCGCGACCCCAGCCGACCGCCGATCCCTATGCCGCCCACGTCAGCCATCCCTATCCGGTGTTCGCCCAGAAGCGGGGCCTCGACTTCATCGACTTCGACGAGGACCTGAAGGCGAAGGACATCGTCAACACAATCAAGGACGGCTACGACGACATCCAGCTCGTCAAGCGCTACTCGACCGCAGGGTTCGGTCCGAGCCAGGGGCGCCACGCCAACCTCAACACGATCCGCGTCGTCGCCAAGGAAACCGGCAAGTCGATCGAGTCCATCGGCACGACGACGTTCCGTCCGCCGCTGGTGCCGGAGAAGTTCGCCGCGCTTGCCGGACGCGGGTTCGAGCCGGTGCGTTTCACCGCCATGCATCACCGCCACCTCGAAGCCGGCGCGCAGATGATGCCCGCCGGCCTGTGGATGCGCCCCGCCTACTACGGCGCCAAGGGCGACGCGCAGCGCGCGATCGAGCGTGAGGTGCGTGCCGTGCGCGAGGGCGTCGGCATGATCGACGTGTCGACGCTCGGCGGCCTGGAGGTGCGCGGTCCCGACGCCGCGGCCTTCATCGACCGCATGTACACGTGGGCCTACGAGAAACAGCAGATCGGCCGCGCCCGCTACGCGTTGATGACCGATCAGACCGGCGTCGTCATCGACGACGGCGTCGCCGCGCGCCTGCACGAGCGCCACTACTACGTCACGGCGACGACCAGCGCCGTCGATCAGGTCTACCGGCAGATGACCTGGTTCAACGTGCAATGGAAGATGGACGTCGACGTCGCCAACGTCACGGCGGCCTACTCCGGCATCAACCTCGCCGGTCCGAAGTCGCGCGAGGTCATCCAGAAGCTCGCCAGCGACATCGACTTCTCGGCCGAAGCATTCCCCTACATGGCAGCGCGGGTAGGTAAGCTCGCCGGCATTCCCGTGCGCATCCTGCGCGTCGGTTTTGTCGGCGAGCTGGGCTACGAGATCCACGTCCCGTCTTCTATGGGCGAAGCGCTGTGGGACCGTCTGATGGAGGCGGGCAAGCCGTTCGGCATCGTGCCGTTCGGCGTCGAGGCGCAGCGCATCCTACGGCTCGAGAAGGGGCACATCATTGTCGGGCAGGATACCGACGGCCTCACCCATCCGGCGGAGGCCAACATGGAGTGGGCGCTCGCCAAGAAGAAGCCGTTCTACGTGGGCAAACGCGCCGTCGACATGCAGATGACGAAGGGCGTGACGCGGCGGCTCGTCGGGTTCGCGCTCGTCGATAGGAATGCGCCGTCGCCGAAGGAGTGCCACCTCGTCATCCGCGACGGCGACATCGTCGGCCGGGTCACCTCCGTTGCCCGCTCGCCCACGCTCGGAAAGGTCGTCGGCCTCGCCTACCTGCCGCCCGATCTCGCGGAGCCCGGCAAGCGCTTCGCGATCCGCGTCGACGGCGGCCGCATGGTCACCGCCGAGACGGTGCCGGTGCCCTTCTACGATCCCGAAAACAAGCGCCAGGAAATGTGA